Proteins co-encoded in one Phycisphaerae bacterium genomic window:
- the hemC gene encoding hydroxymethylbilane synthase, which translates to MSKLRVGTRGSDLALWQTGWVCDRLREAHPGLEIERIIIKTHGDVRPDEPFGGDLPVGAFVTAIERALQSSEVDFAVHSYKDLQTAETAGLTIAAVPVREVVHDVLLSRAPVDLARVPNGFRLGTSSPRRAAQFRRLAEIEVVAIRGNVPTRVAKLESDKLDGVVLAGAGLKRLGITHPHMTALPTDRFPPAPAQGALAVQTRSDDPAQAVIAAIDHRKTRRAVDAERSFLRTIAAGCHTPVAALGSVNGDSIRLHAQLFSDDYTRVAEGVEEGGDPVEVGAALARRLLHELG; encoded by the coding sequence ATGAGCAAACTGCGCGTCGGAACCCGCGGCAGCGACCTTGCCCTCTGGCAGACCGGATGGGTCTGCGATCGGCTTCGAGAAGCTCATCCGGGGCTCGAGATCGAGCGCATTATCATCAAGACGCACGGGGACGTCCGGCCTGACGAGCCGTTCGGGGGCGACCTTCCGGTCGGGGCGTTTGTCACCGCTATTGAGCGCGCCCTGCAATCGAGCGAGGTGGATTTCGCCGTCCATAGTTACAAAGACCTCCAGACGGCCGAGACCGCCGGGCTGACCATCGCGGCCGTGCCGGTGCGTGAGGTTGTCCACGACGTGCTTCTCAGCCGGGCGCCGGTCGACCTGGCGCGTGTTCCAAACGGCTTCCGCTTGGGGACCAGCAGTCCGCGGCGGGCCGCGCAGTTCCGGCGGCTGGCAGAAATTGAGGTTGTAGCGATACGCGGCAACGTCCCCACGCGCGTCGCCAAGCTTGAGTCGGACAAACTCGATGGGGTGGTTCTGGCCGGAGCAGGGCTCAAGCGCCTGGGAATTACCCACCCGCACATGACAGCATTGCCGACGGATCGGTTTCCCCCAGCCCCGGCACAAGGGGCACTGGCTGTCCAGACTCGGTCGGACGATCCGGCCCAAGCGGTCATCGCGGCGATTGACCACCGGAAAACGCGCCGGGCGGTGGATGCCGAGCGGTCGTTCCTTCGGACGATCGCGGCCGGTTGTCATACGCCCGTCGCAGCACTGGGAAGCGTCAATGGAGATTCCATTCGGCTTCATGCGCAGCTTTTCAGCGACGACTACACGCGTGTGGCCGAGGGGGTCGAGGAGGGGGGCGATCCTGTTGAGGTCGGGGCGGCGCTTGCCCGCAGGCTGCTCCACGAGCTGGGTTAA
- the lpxD gene encoding UDP-3-O-(3-hydroxymyristoyl)glucosamine N-acyltransferase, whose amino-acid sequence MAERLLSELCQFMSGHGLSVRLDGSDRKVRAVNTLEDAAEGDLTFLSNPKYTSQVTRTRASAVILRDDVPVPDGLAAIRCGDPYAAVTAAIIALHGYRKHPQWGISEKAHIDPTAKLGNGANIAPGATIAAHVIIGENCTVYPGCYVAEHVTIGDDCVLFPNVVVYDRCVLGNRVTIHAGSVVGEDGLGYAPYEGKWVKIPQVGRTVIGDDVEIGANCAVDRATLGRTEIGTGTKFGNVIVVGHGTKIGPDCLFVGLVGIAGSVNIGRHVTLAGQVGVAGHCSIGDDVQVGAQAGISGDVPAGMKLLGSPAIELNEAKRAMIAVQKLPELVKRVRELEREVEKLRGGGRTS is encoded by the coding sequence TTGGCCGAGCGACTACTCAGCGAGTTGTGTCAATTCATGTCCGGACACGGACTCTCCGTCCGGCTGGACGGTTCGGACCGCAAAGTCCGCGCCGTCAACACGCTCGAGGATGCCGCAGAAGGGGACCTGACCTTCCTGTCCAACCCCAAATACACGTCCCAGGTGACCAGAACCCGGGCGTCGGCCGTGATTCTGCGCGATGATGTGCCGGTTCCTGACGGACTCGCCGCGATCCGCTGCGGCGACCCCTATGCGGCGGTCACAGCGGCGATCATCGCTCTGCACGGCTACCGCAAGCATCCCCAATGGGGCATCAGCGAGAAGGCCCATATTGACCCGACTGCCAAGCTGGGCAACGGTGCGAACATCGCCCCCGGTGCGACAATCGCTGCTCATGTCATCATTGGCGAGAACTGCACCGTGTATCCCGGATGTTACGTCGCCGAGCATGTTACGATCGGTGATGACTGCGTGCTCTTTCCCAACGTCGTGGTGTACGATCGCTGCGTCCTCGGCAATCGCGTGACCATACATGCCGGTTCCGTGGTCGGCGAAGATGGGCTGGGTTACGCGCCGTACGAGGGGAAATGGGTGAAAATCCCTCAGGTCGGACGGACCGTCATCGGCGACGACGTGGAGATCGGTGCCAACTGCGCCGTGGATCGGGCCACGCTGGGGCGCACCGAGATCGGGACAGGAACGAAATTCGGGAACGTGATCGTCGTCGGACACGGTACGAAGATCGGACCGGACTGCCTTTTCGTCGGGCTCGTGGGCATCGCCGGGTCGGTCAACATTGGACGACACGTCACACTTGCGGGACAAGTCGGGGTGGCCGGACATTGCTCCATCGGCGATGACGTTCAAGTGGGCGCGCAGGCGGGAATCTCCGGAGATGTACCTGCCGGCATGAAGCTGCTGGGAAGCCCGGCGATAGAGCTGAACGAAGCCAAACGGGCCATGATCGCGGTTCAGAAATTGCCGGAACTGGTCAAGCGCGTGCGCGAGCTCGAGCGGGAAGTGGAAAAACTGCGAGGCGGCGGCCGGACATCATGA
- a CDS encoding chromophore lyase CpcT/CpeT — protein sequence MRRALSLDLRTHVATFLLVASILVAGCATTGRGAGAKKDRDLAQLVEWMTGSFSSTAQHESDPDNFYDIRLHMVPIWPARRDATWMYVEQSAAATPDKPYRQRVYRISREADRVLESRVFELPGDPLRFVGAWRERHPLALVSPEQLTPRKGCAILLRRSPNGWFEGSTPGRECTSTLRGASYATSEVTVASWGLRTWDRGFDAAGKQVWGSTAGPYEFRRSVEKAGVE from the coding sequence ATGAGACGGGCCCTTTCGCTTGATTTGAGAACGCACGTTGCAACGTTCTTGCTGGTCGCGTCGATTCTCGTCGCTGGTTGCGCTACCACGGGGCGCGGTGCCGGCGCCAAGAAAGATCGCGACCTCGCCCAACTGGTGGAATGGATGACCGGTTCATTCTCCAGTACGGCGCAACACGAGTCCGATCCGGACAACTTCTACGATATCCGCCTGCACATGGTGCCGATCTGGCCGGCGCGCCGCGATGCAACATGGATGTACGTCGAGCAGTCCGCCGCGGCCACGCCGGATAAGCCGTATCGCCAGCGCGTGTACCGAATCTCACGCGAAGCCGATCGCGTGCTTGAGAGTCGCGTGTTCGAACTGCCGGGCGACCCGCTTCGTTTTGTCGGCGCCTGGCGGGAAAGACATCCGCTGGCCCTCGTTTCGCCGGAGCAGCTCACGCCCCGCAAGGGCTGCGCCATATTGCTGCGACGCTCGCCGAACGGCTGGTTTGAGGGATCAACCCCCGGCCGGGAGTGCACAAGTACGTTGCGAGGTGCATCGTACGCTACATCCGAAGTCACCGTCGCCTCGTGGGGTCTGCGCACCTGGGATCGCGGCTTTGACGCCGCCGGCAAGCAGGTCTGGGGATCGACCGCAGGTCCCTACGAATTTCGCCGCAGCGTCGAGAAGGCCGGTGTTGAATAG
- the hemL gene encoding glutamate-1-semialdehyde 2,1-aminomutase, with product MTKLTEVRRTRSAELFKKACNLLVGGVNSPVRAFRAVGGEPVFLERAEGAYVFDVDGNRYVDLVGTWGPAIVGHAHPAVVEAVQQAATRGLSFGACCAAEAELAEIVVSALPSVEMIRFVNSGTEAAMSAIRLARAATKRSCVVKFTGCYHGHTDGLLVAAGSGAATFGEPDSAGVPPEYARLTLLAEYNDLPSVEKLLAEHGSKVAAILVEPVAGNMGFVLPEPGFLEGLRSLCDRHGCLLVFDEVMTGFRVAWGGYQNHCGVRPDLTVLGKVIGGGMPVAAYGGPRKIMEFLSPLGPTYQAGTLSGNPIGMAAGIATLQICQSPGFYEDLESTAERVTRVLASAAEHAGLPLQTGFHGGMLGMYLSDHPVRNFADAKRADHARFARFFRAMLDRGVWLPPSGYEAMFVSAAHDEAAISYIGDAAREAFQEAAR from the coding sequence ATGACCAAGTTGACGGAGGTCAGGCGGACACGCTCGGCCGAGCTCTTCAAGAAAGCGTGCAATCTGCTCGTCGGAGGCGTGAACAGCCCCGTGCGGGCCTTCCGCGCCGTCGGTGGCGAGCCCGTGTTTCTCGAGCGCGCCGAAGGTGCTTACGTTTTTGACGTTGACGGGAACCGCTACGTCGACCTCGTGGGGACCTGGGGGCCGGCGATCGTGGGCCACGCCCATCCGGCCGTCGTCGAGGCGGTTCAGCAAGCGGCGACGCGTGGGCTGAGTTTTGGGGCATGCTGTGCCGCCGAAGCGGAGCTCGCGGAGATCGTCGTTTCGGCATTGCCTTCAGTCGAGATGATCCGGTTTGTCAACAGCGGGACAGAAGCGGCCATGAGCGCCATTCGGTTGGCGCGGGCCGCGACGAAGCGATCGTGCGTGGTGAAGTTCACGGGTTGCTACCACGGTCATACCGATGGCTTGCTCGTCGCGGCCGGATCGGGCGCGGCGACCTTTGGCGAGCCGGACTCCGCCGGCGTGCCACCGGAATACGCCCGGCTGACATTGCTGGCCGAATACAACGACCTTCCCAGTGTTGAAAAACTGCTTGCTGAACACGGGTCGAAAGTCGCCGCGATACTTGTCGAGCCGGTCGCGGGGAACATGGGCTTTGTTTTGCCGGAGCCGGGCTTCCTCGAAGGCTTGCGGAGCCTGTGCGATCGACACGGCTGCCTGCTGGTTTTCGATGAAGTGATGACCGGCTTTCGTGTCGCGTGGGGCGGATACCAGAATCACTGCGGCGTCCGACCCGACCTGACCGTGCTCGGCAAGGTCATCGGCGGCGGCATGCCCGTTGCCGCGTACGGCGGTCCGCGAAAGATCATGGAGTTTCTCAGCCCACTGGGCCCGACGTACCAGGCCGGGACGCTCAGCGGGAACCCGATCGGTATGGCTGCCGGAATTGCCACCTTGCAGATTTGCCAGTCGCCGGGATTCTACGAGGACCTTGAGTCGACGGCGGAGAGAGTCACTCGGGTGCTTGCATCCGCCGCTGAACATGCGGGACTGCCCCTTCAAACCGGTTTTCACGGCGGGATGCTGGGAATGTACCTCTCGGACCATCCCGTACGCAACTTTGCCGATGCCAAACGTGCCGATCACGCGCGCTTCGCCAGGTTCTTCAGGGCGATGCTCGATCGCGGCGTGTGGCTCCCGCCATCCGGATACGAGGCCATGTTCGTTTCCGCGGCGCATGACGAAGCGGCCATCAGCTACATCGGCGATGCGGCAAGGGAGGCGTTCCAGGAGGCGGCAAGATGA
- a CDS encoding uroporphyrinogen-III synthase — translation MIRVWVTREEDDDGPLCHALRAAALEPVLEPVIERRILGDAHLVIGSLAAEDWLVLTSPFAVNAVEPGSARVPKVAVVGEPSRQVALARGFRVELVGKGDGESLFEMLRHHVHHGRVCYPRSSLVTPPHPWSDVEILSPILYETTRRDFDRDVVHRVDVISVASASAVRAVGKYDKRYASIGSTTTKALRELGVDPWVQAETPSFEALAQVIAKAAKVP, via the coding sequence ATGATCCGCGTCTGGGTAACCCGAGAAGAAGACGATGACGGCCCGCTTTGCCATGCGCTGCGGGCCGCGGCGCTGGAGCCTGTCCTGGAACCGGTCATCGAGCGCCGCATTCTGGGGGATGCCCATCTGGTCATCGGCTCGCTTGCGGCCGAGGACTGGCTCGTGCTCACCAGTCCCTTCGCGGTGAATGCCGTCGAGCCCGGATCGGCCCGGGTGCCCAAGGTCGCCGTCGTGGGGGAGCCGTCCCGACAGGTGGCGCTGGCCCGGGGATTCCGCGTGGAGTTGGTGGGCAAGGGGGACGGCGAGAGCCTGTTCGAGATGCTCCGCCACCACGTGCATCACGGACGAGTCTGCTACCCGCGATCGTCGCTGGTGACGCCGCCGCACCCGTGGAGCGACGTGGAGATCCTCAGCCCCATTCTTTACGAGACCACCCGGCGGGACTTCGACCGCGATGTCGTTCATCGCGTGGACGTGATTTCCGTGGCCAGCGCGTCGGCCGTGCGCGCCGTCGGGAAGTACGACAAACGCTACGCGTCGATCGGATCAACGACGACGAAGGCGCTGCGGGAGTTGGGCGTTGATCCCTGGGTGCAGGCCGAGACGCCGAGCTTCGAGGCATTGGCGCAGGTGATAGCGAAAGCTGCGAAGGTCCCCTGA
- the lpxI gene encoding UDP-2,3-diacylglucosamine diphosphatase LpxI (LpxI, functionally equivalent to LpxH, replaces it in LPS biosynthesis in a minority of bacteria.) produces MSRAGQPESSRLGIIAGAGRFPFMVVEGARRAGCECMVIGLRGFADPALSRLADAFCWSGLARPGSWIRLLRRFGAREVILAGSVRKTEMYGRFRLIKYLPDWTAIRLWFFEIADKRNDTVLSAVAEKLARQGIIMQPCMKYSAEDMAPEGVLTRRAPNDAQRADATFGWTIAREMGRLDIGQSVAVKEKEVIAVEAIEGTDRMIERAGALCRAGGWTLVKVAKPNQDMRFDVPTVGPDTIARLKQHGGKLLVIEAGRTVIVERERMIADAEAAGVVIMGLREPYLADFGTVTLVGWGS; encoded by the coding sequence ATGAGTCGAGCCGGACAACCGGAATCCTCGCGGCTGGGCATTATCGCCGGAGCCGGTCGATTCCCCTTCATGGTTGTCGAGGGCGCCCGGCGCGCCGGCTGTGAGTGCATGGTCATCGGCTTACGAGGCTTCGCCGATCCCGCACTGTCACGGCTGGCCGATGCCTTCTGCTGGTCGGGGCTGGCCCGGCCGGGTAGCTGGATCAGACTTCTCCGAAGGTTCGGCGCCCGTGAGGTCATCCTTGCCGGGTCGGTGCGCAAGACGGAGATGTACGGCCGGTTCCGGTTGATCAAGTATCTGCCCGACTGGACCGCCATCCGGCTCTGGTTTTTTGAGATCGCGGACAAGCGTAACGACACCGTATTGTCAGCCGTCGCTGAAAAGCTCGCGAGACAGGGCATCATCATGCAGCCATGCATGAAATACAGCGCAGAAGACATGGCACCGGAAGGCGTGCTCACGCGCCGAGCGCCGAACGATGCACAGCGGGCGGACGCCACGTTCGGCTGGACGATCGCCCGAGAGATGGGACGCCTCGACATCGGGCAATCCGTCGCCGTGAAGGAGAAGGAAGTTATCGCGGTCGAAGCGATCGAAGGCACCGACCGCATGATCGAACGCGCCGGAGCCCTCTGTCGCGCGGGCGGGTGGACCCTGGTCAAGGTCGCCAAGCCGAACCAGGACATGCGTTTTGACGTGCCCACGGTCGGGCCCGACACCATTGCCCGCCTCAAGCAGCACGGGGGCAAGCTGCTCGTCATCGAGGCAGGACGAACCGTCATTGTCGAGCGTGAACGAATGATCGCCGATGCTGAAGCGGCGGGCGTCGTGATCATGGGACTCCGTGAGCCGTACTTAGCAGACTTTGGAACAGTCACGCTCGTGGGATGGGGATCATGA